A genomic stretch from Halobellus sp. LT62 includes:
- a CDS encoding mechanosensitive ion channel family protein — MGQLVPPGPFEGIVTEPYADLARGVLGFAVAAAVTYSLGRIVAVPLIVRVVAARNRNNPTITSATRTYVHVLVLVLAGLVGIAGAGLWSLLTNLSIVIAALTLVVGAASQDVVGSLTSGLFLVSDPDFNVGDWIAWPGGEGFVEEIDFRVTRVRTLNNETITVPNTELTANALTRPYGRDRYRAVESFEIGYDDDIELALRELVEVARDDDRVLADPSPTATLEELGPGSVRIRAEFWIDDPMDADLVTLRSDFRRRVKARFDEIDVTLGPPAGRELSGSVSVDVEKRSATDERDER, encoded by the coding sequence GTGGGTCAGCTCGTCCCGCCCGGACCGTTCGAGGGGATCGTCACCGAGCCGTACGCCGACCTCGCTCGCGGCGTGCTCGGGTTCGCCGTCGCCGCGGCGGTGACGTACTCGCTGGGCCGGATCGTCGCCGTTCCGCTCATCGTTCGCGTCGTGGCCGCGCGAAACCGGAACAACCCGACGATCACGTCGGCGACGCGGACGTACGTTCACGTGCTCGTGCTCGTGCTCGCGGGGCTCGTCGGCATCGCGGGGGCAGGGCTGTGGTCGCTCCTGACGAATCTCTCGATCGTCATCGCCGCGCTGACGCTGGTCGTCGGCGCGGCGAGTCAGGACGTCGTCGGCTCGCTCACGAGCGGGCTGTTTCTGGTCTCTGATCCGGATTTCAACGTCGGCGACTGGATCGCTTGGCCGGGCGGCGAGGGGTTCGTCGAGGAGATCGACTTCCGCGTGACGAGAGTCCGAACGCTGAACAACGAGACGATCACCGTGCCGAACACCGAACTGACCGCGAACGCGCTCACGCGACCGTACGGGCGCGACCGATACCGCGCCGTCGAGAGCTTCGAAATCGGCTACGACGACGACATCGAACTGGCGCTTCGCGAACTCGTCGAGGTCGCTCGCGACGACGACCGCGTGCTGGCGGATCCGAGTCCGACTGCGACGCTCGAGGAGTTGGGACCGGGCTCGGTCCGGATTCGCGCGGAGTTCTGGATCGACGACCCGATGGACGCGGACTTGGTGACGCTCAGATCGGACTTCCGCCGGCGCGTGAAAGCCAGATTCGACGAGATCGACGTGACGCTCGGGCCGCCGGCCGGGCGCGAACTCAGCGGGTCGGTCTCCGTCGACGTCGAGAAGCGGAGTGCGACCGACGAGCGCGACGAACGGTGA
- a CDS encoding 30S ribosomal protein S12: MANGKYAARKLKQDRQKRRWSDSEYARRERGLGAKSDPLEGAPQGRGIVLEKVGIEAKQPNSAIRKCVRVQLIKNGKQVTAFCPGDGAISFIDEHDEVTISGIGGAKGRAMGDLSGVNYKVEKVNGVSMIELVRGNAEKPVR; the protein is encoded by the coding sequence ATGGCGAACGGCAAATACGCCGCGCGGAAACTCAAGCAGGACCGGCAGAAGCGACGCTGGTCCGACTCGGAGTACGCGCGACGCGAGCGCGGTCTCGGCGCAAAGTCCGACCCGCTCGAGGGTGCCCCGCAGGGTCGCGGGATCGTCCTCGAGAAGGTCGGTATCGAAGCGAAGCAGCCCAACTCGGCCATCCGAAAGTGCGTCCGGGTGCAGCTCATCAAGAACGGGAAGCAGGTCACCGCGTTCTGTCCCGGCGACGGCGCGATCTCCTTCATCGACGAGCACGACGAGGTCACGATCTCGGGGATCGGCGGCGCGAAGGGTCGCGCGATGGGCGACCTCTCCGGCGTGAACTACAAAGTCGAGAAGGTCAACGGCGTCTCGATGATCGAACTGGTCCGCGGTAACGCAGAGAAACCGGTGCGCTAA
- a CDS encoding 30S ribosomal protein S7: MSESEAPEPDAPADSEEAETNAQLFGVWDVTEIEYADPSTERYINVTPIAHTMGRHAGKQFQKSEISIVERLVNRLMQTEENTGHKQKTMKIVKEAFEIVHERTEENPVQVLVRAVENAAPREETVRLKYGGISVPQAVDVAPQRRVDQALKFIAEGTQRGSYKKPQSAAEALSQVLIGAADYDVQSYAIGQKEESERVAEAAR, encoded by the coding sequence ATGTCCGAAAGCGAAGCCCCCGAACCCGACGCTCCCGCAGACAGCGAAGAGGCCGAGACGAACGCCCAACTGTTCGGCGTCTGGGACGTCACCGAGATCGAGTACGCTGATCCCTCGACGGAGCGCTACATCAACGTCACGCCCATCGCGCACACGATGGGTCGTCACGCCGGAAAGCAGTTCCAGAAGTCCGAAATCAGCATCGTCGAGCGTCTCGTCAATCGGCTGATGCAGACCGAGGAGAACACGGGCCACAAGCAGAAGACGATGAAGATCGTCAAGGAGGCCTTCGAGATCGTCCACGAGCGCACCGAGGAGAACCCGGTGCAGGTGCTCGTCCGCGCGGTCGAGAACGCCGCCCCCCGAGAGGAGACCGTCCGCCTGAAGTACGGCGGCATCTCCGTCCCGCAGGCCGTCGACGTCGCGCCGCAGCGTCGCGTTGACCAAGCGCTGAAATTCATCGCCGAGGGGACCCAGCGCGGCTCCTACAAGAAGCCCCAGAGCGCCGCTGAAGCGCTCTCGCAGGTGCTCATCGGCGCGGCCGACTACGACGTTCAGTCGTACGCCATCGGCCAGAAAGAAGAGTCCGAGCGCGTCGCCGAAGCGGCCCGGTAG
- a CDS encoding cold-shock protein encodes MANGKVDFFNDTGGYGFISTDDGDLDDDEDVFFHMEDVGGEDLTEGTEVEFDIESSPKGPRATNVVRQ; translated from the coding sequence ATGGCAAACGGTAAGGTTGATTTCTTCAACGACACAGGCGGCTACGGTTTCATTTCGACTGACGACGGCGACCTCGACGACGACGAAGACGTGTTCTTCCACATGGAAGATGTCGGCGGCGAAGACCTCACGGAAGGTACTGAGGTCGAGTTCGACATCGAGTCCTCGCCCAAGGGGCCTCGCGCGACGAACGTCGTCCGGCAGTAA